Proteins co-encoded in one Arachis hypogaea cultivar Tifrunner chromosome 13, arahy.Tifrunner.gnm2.J5K5, whole genome shotgun sequence genomic window:
- the LOC112735768 gene encoding wall-associated receptor kinase-like 20 has protein sequence MTLMHDAFHSICSLFIHRATMEATPTNLILFLLPSILFISRAPHVTPATPCPPCGNTTVPFPLSTTPTCGDSAYKIRCTTNTLVFDTLNNSYPIESINPKSQRLVIRPAPLVPNTCITTDKIHQGIQLNNTLPFNITSSNTIVYLNCTQALLMSPLNCSSSSLCHTYINATASASVCNNGLLCCTFRTGGSTTSYQIRVRDVGCSAYSSFVNLNPDLPVNRWPQPGLEIQWLLPRETVCTSQKDCDSATSACGLDPSSGSGIKRCFCINDLVWDPIDGVCTKKTTSHDPNGNGRNRSEQVAAHIV, from the exons ATGACGTTAATGCATgatgcattccattcaatttgtTCTCTCTTCATTCACCGCGCAACAATGGAGGCCACCCCAACAAACCTCATCCTCTTCCTTCTACCATCCATTCTTTTCATCTCACGTGCTCCTCATGTGACACCAGCCACCCCATGCCCCCCATGCGGCAACACCACCGTCCCATTCCCGCTAAGCACCACCCCAACCTGTGGTGATTCCGCCTACAAAATCCGTTGCACCACCAACACCCTCGTCTTCGACACGCTCAACAACTCCTACCCGATCGAGTCCATAAACCCTAAGTCCCAGCGTCTCGTGATTCGTCCCGCACCGCTCGTGCCGAACACGTGCATCACCACCGACAAGATTCACCAAGGGATCCAACTCAACAACACTCTCCCTTTCAACATCACAAGCTCCAACACCATTGTTTACCTCAATTGCACCCAAGCGCTTCTTATGTCGCCGCTTAACTGCTCCTCCTCCAGCCTCTGCCATACCTACATCAACGCCACCGCCTCCGCCTCCGTTTGTAATAACGGACTGCTTTGTTGCACGTTCCGTACCGGCGGGTCCACTACCTCCTACCAGATTCGGGTTAGGGATGTTGGTTGCAGTGCCTATTCGAGTTTTGTGAACTTAAACCCGGATCTTCCGGTGAACCGGTGGCCCCAACCCGGTTTGGAGATCCAGTGGTTGTTGCCCAGGGAAACGGTTTGCACATCGCAGAAGGATTGTGATTCTGCCACGTCGGCGTGTGGACTAGATCCTAGCTCTGGGAGTGGGATCAAGAGGTGCTTTTGCATCAATGATCTTGTGTGGGATCCCATTGATGGGGTCTGCACGAAAA AGACTACTTCTCACGATCCGAATGGCAATGGCAGAAATAGATCAGAACAAGTAGCAGCACATATTGTATAA